The genomic window CCGAGCGTGGGGTGATTTCCGACCCCCGCCTCTTCACCGCCGCCGCCGTGCTGACCCGCAACGAAGGCCCGCTGCGCGCCGCCGAATTCGCCTTCCCCGCCCGCGCCTCCATCCGCCAGGTGCTGACGGTGCTGCGCGAGGGGAGGCCCGTGCAGCGCCGCCTGACCATTGCCGAGGGGCTGACGGCGCGGCAGATCACCCAACTCATTGACGACATGGAAGGCCTGACCGGCGAGACGCCCCCCATCGCGGAGGGCGCCCTGCTGCCGGAGACCTATGCCTTCACCCTGGGTGACAGCCGTGCCTCCATCGTGCGCCGCGCCACCGCGGCCATGGAGCAGGCGGTGGAGGAGGCCTGGGCCGCCCGCGCGCCCAATCTGCCGCTGGCCTCTCCGCGCGAGGCGGTGATCCTGGCCTCCATCATCGAGCGGGAGACGGGTGTGGCGGGGGAGCGTGGGCTGGTGGGCGGCGTCTTCATCAACCGGCTGCGGCGCGGGATGATGCTGCAATCGGACCCGACGGTGGCCTATGGGGCGGGGCAGGGCATGCCGCTGGACCGGGCGCTGACGCGGGCGGACCTGAACGAGGACCACCCCTTCAACACCTACCGCATCCGTGGCCTGCCGCCGGGGCCCATCGCCTCGCCGGGCCGCGAATCCCTGCGCGCCGCCACCCAGCCGGAGACCACGGACTACCTGTATTTCGTGGCGGATGGCACGGGCGGCCACGCCTTCGGCCGCACGCTGGAGGAACATAACCGGAATGTCGCGCGCTGGCGCGCGCTGCGCCGGGCGCAATAAGGTCGCGCTGGCGCGCGCTGCGCAGGGCGCAGTAACACCGCCGAAAAAGAAAAGGGGGCGCGAAGCCCCCCATCCCTCAGCCCGGCTGTTCTTCCTGCTGCTGCGGCGCGGCCCGGCGGGATTGCGGCATGGGCAGGGATTCCGCCTCGCCGGCCAGCTCGGCCTCCAGCGGGTGACTGCCGCC from Roseococcus microcysteis includes these protein-coding regions:
- the mltG gene encoding endolytic transglycosylase MltG, whose protein sequence is MLRVLRLLGSLVLALAVLAGILAFMAWREVDAPGPLAEPAQVVIPRGGTGAIADTLAERGVISDPRLFTAAAVLTRNEGPLRAAEFAFPARASIRQVLTVLREGRPVQRRLTIAEGLTARQITQLIDDMEGLTGETPPIAEGALLPETYAFTLGDSRASIVRRATAAMEQAVEEAWAARAPNLPLASPREAVILASIIERETGVAGERGLVGGVFINRLRRGMMLQSDPTVAYGAGQGMPLDRALTRADLNEDHPFNTYRIRGLPPGPIASPGRESLRAATQPETTDYLYFVADGTGGHAFGRTLEEHNRNVARWRALRRAQ